One genomic region from Haloarcula taiwanensis encodes:
- a CDS encoding sodium:calcium antiporter: MQVAVAMALTVGWIYLFTSGIDVGTLTTVAVSGFAVLGASFLLAWGAETAEKDVPRAFAIAVLAILAVAPEYAVDALYAWNAGAGGATTEACRQFTAAEIESATGGLARACHDANLAIANMTGANRILIGIGWAGIAVFTVWRAAKTRDPAVTKRDGFLTDAVQLDTDIATEITFLFLATMWAFLVPLGGGIGILDTLFLVGLYVGYIGLVLKSDIEHSEHTVGVPKYFQEWSLPWRPLVVLALFGYSGAMIFTAVEPFAHGLEEIGVANGIPEFFMIQWVAPLASESPELIVVAVLVNKARSTAGFNALISSKLNQWTLLIGTIAVVYSIALGGYSVLPFDARQGAEIWITAAQSFFALAILVNFEISIREAIGLFVLFISQVVLEFTIIRDLVAVPISSHDLLLAYTGLYVIIGTGLFVQRREALKHLFGLAGDAVRTAIGRDPATLENAD; this comes from the coding sequence CTGCAGGTTGCCGTCGCGATGGCCCTGACTGTCGGCTGGATTTACCTCTTTACCTCCGGCATTGACGTCGGGACCCTGACCACCGTCGCGGTCAGTGGGTTCGCCGTTCTCGGGGCGTCGTTCCTGCTGGCCTGGGGCGCTGAAACCGCCGAAAAAGACGTGCCGAGGGCCTTCGCTATCGCCGTCCTCGCAATTCTCGCAGTGGCTCCCGAGTACGCAGTCGACGCGCTGTACGCCTGGAACGCCGGGGCAGGCGGCGCGACGACAGAAGCCTGCCGGCAGTTCACGGCGGCAGAAATCGAGTCCGCGACCGGGGGGCTCGCTCGCGCCTGTCACGACGCGAATCTCGCCATCGCGAACATGACCGGCGCGAACCGTATTCTCATCGGCATCGGCTGGGCCGGCATCGCCGTGTTCACCGTCTGGCGGGCCGCGAAAACGCGAGACCCCGCAGTCACGAAACGCGACGGCTTCCTGACCGACGCCGTCCAGCTGGACACCGACATCGCGACCGAGATCACCTTCCTCTTTCTGGCGACGATGTGGGCGTTTCTCGTCCCCCTCGGCGGCGGCATCGGTATCCTCGATACGCTGTTTCTGGTCGGCCTCTACGTCGGGTACATCGGTCTCGTGCTCAAGTCCGACATCGAACACAGCGAGCACACCGTTGGCGTGCCGAAGTACTTCCAGGAGTGGTCGCTGCCGTGGCGGCCGCTCGTCGTCCTGGCGCTGTTTGGCTACTCGGGTGCGATGATTTTCACTGCGGTCGAGCCGTTCGCCCACGGGCTGGAGGAGATTGGTGTCGCGAACGGCATCCCCGAGTTCTTCATGATCCAGTGGGTCGCCCCGCTGGCCAGCGAGTCGCCCGAACTCATCGTCGTCGCCGTGCTGGTCAACAAGGCCCGGTCGACGGCGGGGTTCAACGCCCTCATCTCGTCCAAACTCAATCAGTGGACACTGCTCATCGGGACCATCGCAGTGGTGTACTCCATCGCGCTCGGCGGGTACAGCGTGCTGCCGTTCGACGCCAGACAGGGCGCAGAGATCTGGATTACGGCGGCCCAGTCCTTCTTTGCGCTCGCCATTCTGGTCAACTTCGAGATCAGCATCCGCGAAGCAATCGGGCTGTTCGTGCTGTTCATCTCGCAGGTGGTTCTTGAGTTCACTATCATCAGAGACCTCGTCGCTGTGCCAATATCGAGTCACGACCTCCTGCTGGCGTACACGGGGCTGTACGTCATTATCGGGACCGGACTGTTTGTCCAGCGCCGCGAGGCGCTGAAACACCTGTTCGGGCTGGCCGGAGACGCCGTCCGGACCGCGATAGGCCGTGACCCAGCTACTCTGGAGAACGCGGACTGA
- a CDS encoding shikimate dehydrogenase produces MDVYGLIGNPVGHSLSPPMHEAGYEALGLDARYVTFEPAADSGADAIDAAKTLGIDGLNVTIPFKQDVLDAVDPAPLAERIGAVNTVDFTGETPTGYNTDAVGAVRALRHHDVALSGTAVVVGAGGAGRAVAFGLADAGLSVRIANRTESKADGLADEVPDASGHGLDSLPDLLADADILVNCTSVGMDEDATPVPADALHGDLAVLDAVYTPIETRLLQDAAAAGATTVDGAWMLLYQGVEAFERWTGEDAPVDRMNSQLRERL; encoded by the coding sequence ATGGACGTTTACGGACTCATCGGAAACCCGGTCGGGCACTCGCTGTCGCCGCCGATGCACGAGGCGGGCTACGAAGCACTGGGACTGGATGCACGCTACGTCACGTTCGAACCAGCGGCCGACTCTGGTGCCGACGCCATCGACGCGGCGAAGACGCTCGGAATAGACGGCCTCAACGTCACGATTCCGTTCAAGCAGGACGTGCTAGACGCTGTCGACCCCGCGCCGCTCGCCGAGCGCATCGGCGCGGTCAACACCGTCGATTTCACCGGTGAAACGCCCACGGGCTACAACACCGACGCGGTCGGTGCGGTCAGAGCGTTGCGTCATCACGACGTGGCGCTGTCGGGCACAGCTGTCGTCGTCGGGGCCGGCGGTGCGGGCCGAGCGGTCGCGTTCGGGCTCGCCGATGCGGGACTGTCGGTTCGGATTGCGAATCGCACCGAGTCCAAAGCCGACGGACTCGCCGATGAGGTCCCGGACGCCTCCGGCCATGGACTCGACTCGCTTCCCGACCTGCTTGCGGACGCCGACATCCTCGTCAACTGCACCAGCGTCGGCATGGATGAAGATGCGACGCCGGTCCCCGCCGACGCGTTGCACGGCGACCTCGCGGTGCTCGATGCGGTGTACACGCCGATTGAGACCCGTCTGCTACAGGACGCGGCGGCCGCGGGCGCAACGACAGTTGACGGCGCGTGGATGCTCCTGTATCAGGGGGTCGAAGCGTTCGAACGCTGGACTGGCGAGGACGCGCCCGTGGATAGGATGAACAGCCAGTTGCGCGAGCGCCTGTAG
- a CDS encoding aminodeoxychorismate synthase, component I has protein sequence MQSVETDRTTFTDRAADAPSVARVPVEVRVDVADPFLAYRRARDETGGVYLATTGGQSGWGYFGTAPADFREVDPGAGRTLAALTEFLDGERLVRADCDVPYPCGAVGWLSYDVARELESLPDSADADRALPNLQIARYDRFAAWEEPRGESVTLRVTACPRVGDFETPELAYEFGKQHALDLARAAVQGDPAVKEPPVETDEATFESDCTRESFADRVRTVKQYIRDGDTFQANVSQRLRAPAAVHPVEAFDALRSVNPAPYSALLEFPGVDLVSASPELLLHRDGDRIETEPIAGTRPRGETREADDRLEADLLDDGKERAEHAMLVDLERNDLGKVSKFGSVEVPDYRRVDRYSEVMHLVSVVEGRLRDGASLQDAIAAVFPGGTITGAPKPRTMEIIDEVEATRRGPYTGSIGLFGFDDRATLNIVIRTLVRYAEEYHLRVGAGVVHDSDPDSEYQETLDKGRALVNAVDEALGKRVDLAMEDEG, from the coding sequence ATGCAATCGGTCGAAACCGACCGGACGACGTTCACCGACCGTGCGGCCGACGCACCCTCAGTGGCGCGCGTCCCTGTCGAGGTTCGGGTGGACGTTGCTGACCCGTTTCTCGCCTATCGCCGGGCGCGCGACGAAACTGGCGGCGTGTATCTGGCGACTACCGGCGGCCAGTCGGGGTGGGGCTACTTCGGGACCGCTCCGGCGGACTTCCGCGAGGTCGACCCCGGAGCGGGCCGGACTCTCGCTGCACTGACCGAGTTCCTCGACGGCGAGCGCCTGGTCCGCGCTGACTGTGACGTGCCGTATCCCTGCGGAGCCGTTGGATGGCTCTCCTACGATGTGGCGCGGGAACTGGAGTCACTGCCCGACAGCGCCGACGCCGACCGCGCGCTCCCGAACCTACAGATAGCTCGCTATGACCGCTTCGCGGCCTGGGAGGAACCCCGCGGTGAGTCGGTGACCTTGCGCGTGACGGCCTGTCCGCGGGTCGGTGACTTCGAGACGCCAGAATTGGCCTACGAGTTCGGCAAACAGCACGCGCTGGACCTGGCTCGGGCGGCCGTACAGGGAGACCCCGCTGTCAAGGAGCCGCCAGTCGAGACCGACGAAGCGACCTTCGAGAGCGACTGCACGCGCGAGTCATTTGCTGACCGGGTCCGAACGGTCAAGCAGTACATCCGCGACGGCGACACGTTCCAGGCGAACGTCTCCCAGCGGCTCCGTGCCCCCGCGGCGGTCCACCCGGTCGAAGCCTTCGACGCGCTGCGAAGCGTGAATCCGGCACCGTACTCCGCCCTGCTTGAGTTCCCCGGCGTCGACCTCGTCAGCGCTAGCCCGGAACTGCTCTTGCACCGCGACGGCGACCGAATTGAGACCGAACCTATTGCCGGAACCCGGCCACGGGGCGAGACGCGCGAGGCCGACGACCGCCTAGAGGCGGACCTGCTCGACGACGGGAAGGAACGGGCCGAACACGCGATGCTCGTCGACCTAGAGCGCAACGACCTCGGGAAAGTAAGCAAATTTGGCAGCGTCGAGGTACCGGACTACCGGCGCGTCGACCGCTACTCGGAGGTAATGCATCTGGTCTCTGTCGTTGAGGGGCGACTCCGTGACGGCGCGTCCCTGCAGGACGCCATCGCCGCGGTGTTCCCCGGCGGCACCATCACCGGCGCGCCTAAACCCCGGACGATGGAAATTATCGATGAGGTCGAAGCCACGCGACGGGGACCGTACACCGGTTCTATCGGCCTGTTCGGCTTCGACGACCGAGCGACGCTGAATATCGTCATCAGAACGCTGGTCCGGTACGCCGAGGAGTACCACCTCCGTGTCGGTGCCGGCGTGGTTCACGATTCAGACCCGGACAGCGAGTATCAGGAGACGCTGGACAAGGGCCGCGCCCTCGTCAACGCCGTCGACGAGGCGCTCGGGAAGCGCGTCGACTTGGCGATGGAGGACGAGGGATGA
- a CDS encoding anthranilate/aminodeoxychorismate synthase component II (TrpG; with TrpE catalyzes the formation of anthranilate and glutamate from chorismate and glutamine; TrpG provides the glutamine amidotransferase activity): MSGHRGSGGSGDSGDGGATSGNNAGGSPATDSLAPTVLVVDNYDSFAYNLVQYVGEVVLRLGGSEDDVIVRRNDAIDIEDIRAMGPDGIVVSPGPGTPEEAGVSVPIFEALEYPTLGVCLGHQALCAANGAPVGHAEAVVHGKSSSVTHDSTGVFEDIPDPFDVGRYHSLAVDRETLPDVLTETAYTVTDGDATGDDSSEPTDVGQGGTDESRVVMGVRHDDRPHIGVQFHPESILTDHGKTMIENFCLLCNTT, from the coding sequence ATGAGCGGCCACCGTGGCAGCGGGGGGAGCGGCGATAGCGGCGACGGCGGGGCCACCAGCGGCAACAACGCCGGAGGTAGTCCAGCGACAGACTCGCTGGCTCCGACCGTGTTGGTCGTCGACAACTACGATTCCTTCGCGTACAACCTCGTCCAGTACGTCGGCGAAGTGGTCCTCCGCCTCGGCGGGAGTGAGGACGATGTCATCGTCCGGCGCAACGACGCCATCGACATCGAAGACATCCGAGCGATGGGCCCCGACGGTATCGTCGTCTCACCGGGGCCGGGGACGCCCGAGGAGGCGGGCGTCTCGGTGCCGATATTCGAGGCGTTGGAATACCCCACGCTGGGTGTCTGTCTCGGACATCAGGCGCTATGTGCGGCCAACGGCGCGCCCGTCGGCCACGCCGAAGCGGTCGTCCACGGTAAATCCTCGTCGGTTACCCACGACAGCACAGGGGTGTTCGAAGACATCCCGGACCCGTTCGATGTCGGCCGGTACCACTCGCTTGCGGTCGACCGCGAGACCCTCCCCGACGTGCTAACTGAGACGGCCTACACCGTCACCGACGGTGACGCAACGGGCGACGACAGCTCCGAACCGACCGACGTCGGCCAAGGCGGTACCGATGAGTCACGAGTCGTCATGGGCGTGCGCCACGACGACCGCCCGCACATCGGCGTCCAGTTCCATCCCGAGAGCATCCTGACCGACCACGGCAAGACCATGATCGAGAACTTCTGCCTGCTATGCAATACCACGTAA
- a CDS encoding 4-amino-4-deoxychorismate lyase translates to MQYHVNGALVTEGEATVSVRDRGFMYGDAAFETLRAYGGEPFQWHAHRERLQRTAETLGFDDAVPDDLRERVDETLAANDLDEAYVRLSVTRGVQPGKLTPGQDVDPTVVVICKGLPRGGLNGERVWDEPASVQTVRTRRIPSEAVPADAKTHNYLNGILGRLELRKAAAGGEPADECLIRDMDGNLAEGATSNLFFVTDNGLRTPSTDLDLLPGVTRDVVMDIARGEDFPVETGHYSLDALRDADEAFLTNSTWEIRPIATVDGISVGSGPMTKLLQRLFDERIEERHY, encoded by the coding sequence ATGCAATACCACGTAAACGGGGCGCTCGTCACCGAAGGCGAGGCGACGGTGTCAGTGCGCGACCGCGGGTTCATGTACGGCGATGCGGCATTCGAGACGCTCCGGGCCTACGGCGGCGAGCCGTTCCAGTGGCACGCCCACCGCGAGCGCCTCCAGCGGACGGCCGAGACGCTGGGCTTCGACGACGCCGTGCCAGATGACCTCCGTGAGCGCGTTGACGAGACGCTCGCGGCCAACGACCTCGACGAGGCGTACGTCCGGCTGTCTGTCACACGGGGTGTCCAGCCCGGGAAGCTCACTCCGGGACAGGATGTCGACCCCACTGTCGTCGTCATCTGCAAGGGGCTCCCGAGGGGCGGGCTCAACGGCGAGCGCGTCTGGGACGAGCCGGCGTCGGTTCAGACGGTCCGGACCCGGCGGATTCCGAGCGAGGCCGTCCCGGCGGACGCAAAGACGCACAACTACCTCAACGGGATTCTCGGCCGGCTCGAACTTCGAAAGGCCGCCGCTGGCGGCGAGCCCGCCGACGAATGTCTCATCCGAGACATGGACGGTAATCTGGCCGAGGGAGCGACGAGCAACCTCTTTTTCGTCACGGACAACGGCCTCCGGACGCCGAGTACGGATCTGGACCTACTGCCGGGGGTCACCCGCGACGTGGTAATGGACATCGCCCGCGGCGAGGACTTCCCCGTCGAGACCGGCCACTACTCGCTCGATGCCCTGCGTGATGCTGACGAGGCGTTTCTCACGAACTCGACGTGGGAGATCCGCCCGATTGCGACCGTCGACGGCATCTCCGTCGGGAGCGGGCCGATGACGAAGCTCCTTCAGCGGTTGTTCGACGAGCGAATCGAGGAGCGGCACTACTGA
- a CDS encoding 2Fe-2S ferredoxin, with protein sequence MDEDSRIVALDEVPDDGTFLFTVRDGFDTKEAIIVELSDAVVAFENYCPHWTDVRLDKGSGATVRNGQLVCEKHGATFESDSGLCNYGPCEGAVLEEVSITTEDGDVYLTDERYEFENQGPSGDHDLSSRGRIGFSGN encoded by the coding sequence ATGGACGAGGACAGCCGTATCGTCGCGCTGGACGAGGTGCCCGATGACGGAACGTTTCTGTTCACTGTTCGCGACGGCTTCGACACGAAGGAGGCGATTATCGTCGAGTTGTCCGACGCGGTCGTCGCGTTCGAGAACTACTGTCCACACTGGACAGATGTCCGACTCGACAAGGGCAGTGGGGCGACAGTTCGCAACGGGCAACTGGTGTGTGAGAAACACGGGGCGACGTTCGAATCCGATTCGGGGCTGTGTAACTACGGCCCTTGCGAGGGAGCGGTTCTGGAGGAAGTCTCTATCACCACCGAGGACGGTGACGTCTACCTGACCGACGAGCGCTACGAGTTCGAAAATCAGGGGCCGTCGGGCGACCACGACCTCTCTTCGCGCGGTCGCATCGGCTTCTCGGGGAACTGA
- a CDS encoding transcriptional regulator gives MREASRTTRQRIADQLRDEAMAAGTIANEFEIQTSDALTHVEHISKSLESTDEQLLVAPPECEECGFTDFDDLTNRPSRCPECKCEAVSEPAYRIS, from the coding sequence ATGCGCGAGGCAAGTCGGACGACGCGCCAGCGCATCGCTGACCAACTACGCGACGAAGCGATGGCTGCAGGGACAATCGCGAACGAGTTCGAGATACAGACCAGCGACGCGCTCACGCACGTAGAGCATATCTCCAAGTCCCTGGAATCGACCGACGAACAGCTCCTCGTCGCGCCGCCGGAGTGCGAGGAGTGCGGCTTCACGGACTTCGACGACCTGACAAACCGACCGAGTCGGTGTCCGGAGTGCAAATGCGAAGCGGTCTCGGAGCCGGCGTACCGGATCAGCTAA
- a CDS encoding universal stress protein codes for MFDRILVPTDGSPGSERAFEVAATLAGTHDAAVHVLSVVDEHGPTDDDWDYDDGSPADAFVESQTDHVDTEGLSVTPAVREGVVHDAILDYADENDIDLIVMGTHGRTGVRRFLLGSVTEKVVRLADVPVLSVKADAEPGTVSFDDILLPTDGSSGAEAAIEPAGALASATDATTHLVSVVDTRSLGIDVGSTVIVDELESVATDAVGGASDRLSELGVETVETAITHGVPYRAILDAIEDTDADLVVIGTHGRTGVDRYLLGSVAEKLVRTSPVPVLTVRAPSASDES; via the coding sequence ATGTTCGATAGAATCCTCGTTCCGACCGACGGCAGCCCCGGTTCCGAGCGCGCGTTCGAGGTCGCTGCGACGCTTGCCGGCACTCACGATGCAGCGGTCCATGTGCTCTCGGTCGTCGACGAGCACGGGCCCACGGACGACGACTGGGACTACGACGACGGCTCCCCGGCGGATGCCTTCGTCGAATCCCAGACCGACCACGTCGACACCGAGGGTCTGTCCGTCACCCCCGCCGTCCGCGAGGGAGTCGTCCACGACGCGATTCTCGACTACGCCGACGAGAACGATATCGACCTCATCGTCATGGGAACCCATGGTCGGACCGGTGTCCGACGGTTCCTTCTGGGCAGTGTCACCGAAAAGGTCGTTCGCCTCGCCGATGTGCCGGTCCTCTCGGTCAAAGCCGACGCTGAGCCGGGGACCGTCTCGTTCGACGACATTCTACTCCCGACCGATGGCAGCAGCGGTGCAGAGGCGGCTATTGAACCGGCAGGCGCGCTCGCAAGCGCAACCGATGCCACTACCCATCTCGTTTCGGTCGTGGACACGCGGTCGCTCGGTATCGACGTCGGATCGACTGTCATCGTCGACGAACTGGAGTCGGTCGCGACGGATGCTGTCGGGGGGGCGTCCGACCGGCTCTCCGAGCTGGGAGTCGAGACTGTCGAGACAGCTATCACTCACGGCGTCCCGTATCGGGCCATCCTCGACGCTATCGAGGATACTGACGCCGACCTCGTCGTCATCGGCACTCACGGCCGCACCGGTGTCGACCGCTACCTCCTGGGTAGCGTCGCGGAAAAGCTGGTCCGAACGTCGCCGGTACCGGTGCTGACCGTTCGAGCACCAAGCGCCAGTGACGAGAGCTAA
- a CDS encoding oxidoreductase, producing the protein MDERVLDVVAVRDVGPDTVAIDFETPDAFDAQPGQFVKLTLTVDGENISRFYTISSPTVDEAFEITVGIDPDGELAPKLGALEAGDGVRIAGPFGSDYYEGESRVVVLAGGPGVGPAVGIAERALDDGNEAAVVYQDDAPVHGDRLDALAEAGALVSVIDGEASLTEPVADAVEDGGQVFIYGFADFLDAATEALEAAGISTDDAKVENFG; encoded by the coding sequence ATGGATGAACGAGTCCTCGACGTGGTTGCCGTCCGAGATGTCGGACCAGACACCGTGGCGATTGACTTTGAGACACCGGATGCCTTCGACGCACAGCCGGGTCAGTTCGTCAAACTGACATTGACCGTCGACGGGGAGAATATCTCGCGGTTCTACACTATCTCTTCGCCGACGGTCGACGAGGCGTTCGAGATCACCGTCGGTATCGACCCCGACGGCGAACTGGCACCGAAACTCGGTGCGCTCGAAGCGGGCGACGGCGTCCGTATCGCCGGGCCGTTCGGGTCGGATTACTACGAGGGCGAGAGCCGCGTCGTCGTGTTGGCCGGCGGCCCCGGCGTCGGTCCGGCGGTCGGTATCGCCGAGCGTGCACTGGACGATGGTAACGAGGCCGCAGTCGTGTATCAGGACGACGCGCCGGTCCACGGGGACCGACTAGACGCGCTCGCCGAGGCCGGGGCGCTCGTCTCGGTCATCGATGGCGAGGCGTCCCTGACCGAGCCAGTCGCCGATGCCGTTGAGGACGGTGGGCAAGTGTTCATTTACGGCTTCGCGGACTTCCTCGATGCCGCCACGGAGGCGCTGGAGGCCGCTGGCATTAGCACTGATGATGCCAAAGTCGAGAACTTCGGATAG
- a CDS encoding oxoglutarate--ferredoxin oxidoreductase — MPEDLNWAIGGEAGDGIDSTGKIFAQALSRAGRHVFTSKDFASRIRGGYTAYKVRTSVDRVESVVDRLDILIALTERTIHENEDELHEDSVIIYDGERSTMQDVEVPGDATALEVPLKRLAEDAGGAIMLNVVALGAACEVTGFPIENLDESLEKRFGDKGEAIVENNKEAARKGQDYVQEEYGEFDYDMETTDEDYVLLNGDEAIGMGAIAAGCRFYAGYPITPATDVMEYMTGRVDQFGGKVVQAEDELSAINMALGAARAGARAMTATSGPGIDLMTETFGLVATSETPLVICDVMRSGPSTGMPTKQEQGDLNMTLYGGHGEIPRFVVAPTTVSECFWKTVEAFNLAEKYQTPVFLVSDLAMAVTEQTFSPETFDMDEVEIDRGKVVDENDIDAWLDEKGRFQAHFAAADGISPRAFPGTTDGAHMTTGLEHDELGRRTEDTDIRIEQVDKRQRKVETAREQEDFDYREFGDPDADTLVISWGSNEGALREGLTLLEEDGYDIRFLSVPYIFPRPDLTEEIEAAEDVIVVECNATGQFADVIEHDVLERVQRINKYNGVRFKADELATEIKQTLDTPAEATQ, encoded by the coding sequence ATGCCAGAGGACCTGAACTGGGCCATCGGCGGCGAAGCCGGCGATGGAATCGACTCCACCGGGAAGATTTTCGCGCAGGCACTCTCCCGGGCTGGTCGACACGTCTTCACCTCAAAGGACTTCGCCTCCCGCATCCGCGGCGGGTACACCGCCTACAAGGTACGGACGTCAGTCGACCGCGTTGAGAGTGTCGTCGACCGCCTCGACATCCTGATCGCACTCACCGAGCGCACGATCCACGAGAACGAGGACGAACTCCACGAGGACTCCGTCATCATCTATGACGGCGAGCGTTCGACGATGCAGGACGTGGAAGTGCCCGGCGACGCGACGGCACTCGAAGTACCGCTGAAACGGCTCGCCGAGGACGCGGGTGGGGCCATCATGCTCAACGTCGTCGCCCTCGGTGCGGCGTGTGAGGTCACCGGCTTCCCCATCGAGAACCTTGACGAAAGCCTCGAAAAGCGCTTCGGCGACAAGGGCGAGGCCATCGTCGAGAACAACAAGGAAGCCGCCCGGAAGGGACAGGACTACGTGCAGGAGGAGTACGGCGAGTTCGACTACGACATGGAGACCACCGACGAGGACTACGTGCTCCTCAACGGGGACGAGGCCATCGGCATGGGCGCTATCGCCGCCGGCTGTCGCTTCTACGCCGGCTATCCAATCACACCGGCGACGGACGTGATGGAGTACATGACCGGCCGCGTCGACCAGTTCGGCGGGAAGGTCGTCCAGGCCGAGGACGAACTCTCCGCAATCAACATGGCCCTCGGTGCGGCCCGCGCCGGTGCCCGAGCCATGACCGCCACGTCCGGACCGGGTATCGACCTGATGACCGAGACGTTCGGGCTGGTCGCCACCAGCGAGACGCCGCTGGTTATCTGTGATGTGATGCGCTCCGGTCCCTCGACCGGGATGCCGACCAAGCAGGAGCAGGGCGACCTCAACATGACACTGTACGGCGGCCACGGCGAGATTCCACGGTTCGTCGTCGCGCCGACCACGGTTTCGGAGTGCTTCTGGAAGACCGTCGAGGCGTTCAACCTCGCCGAGAAGTACCAGACCCCGGTCTTCCTCGTTTCGGACCTCGCGATGGCCGTGACGGAGCAGACCTTCTCCCCCGAGACGTTCGACATGGACGAGGTCGAAATCGACCGCGGCAAGGTCGTCGACGAGAACGACATCGACGCCTGGCTCGACGAGAAGGGCCGCTTCCAGGCCCACTTCGCCGCCGCCGACGGCATCTCGCCGCGTGCGTTCCCCGGGACGACCGACGGCGCGCACATGACGACCGGCCTCGAACACGACGAACTCGGTCGGCGGACCGAAGACACGGACATCCGCATCGAGCAGGTCGACAAGCGCCAGCGGAAAGTCGAGACCGCCCGCGAGCAGGAGGACTTCGACTACCGCGAGTTCGGCGACCCCGACGCGGACACGCTAGTCATCTCCTGGGGCTCCAACGAGGGCGCGCTCCGCGAGGGGCTGACACTGCTGGAGGAGGACGGCTACGACATCCGGTTCCTCTCGGTCCCGTACATCTTCCCCCGACCGGACCTCACCGAGGAGATCGAGGCGGCCGAGGACGTCATCGTCGTCGAGTGCAACGCTACCGGCCAGTTCGCGGATGTCATCGAACACGATGTCCTCGAACGGGTCCAGCGCATCAACAAGTACAACGGCGTTCGGTTCAAGGCAGACGAACTGGCGACAGAGATAAAGCAGACGCTTGACACACCCGCGGAGGCAACACAATGA
- a CDS encoding 2-oxoacid ferredoxin oxidoreductase (catalyzes the coenzyme A dependent formation of succinyl-CoA from 2-oxoglutarate and ferredoxin) has translation MSSDVRFTDFKSDKQPTWCPGCGDFGTMNGMMKALAETGNDPDNTFIVAGIGCSGKIGTYMHSYALHGVHGRALPVGIGVKMANPDLEVMVSGGDGDGYSIGAGHFIHAVRRNVDMSYVVMDNRIYGLTKGQASPTSREDFETSTSPDGPNQPPVNPKALALASGATFIAQSFSSNAQRHAEIVQKAVEHDGFGFVNVYSPCVTFNDVDTYDYFRDAIVDLDETDHDPSDRDQAKDKILESEKEYMGVLYQDEDSVPFEEREGVEGSMAEIPDGAPEGAMDLVREFY, from the coding sequence ATGAGTTCCGACGTTCGCTTCACAGACTTCAAATCCGACAAGCAACCGACCTGGTGTCCCGGCTGCGGTGACTTCGGGACGATGAACGGCATGATGAAGGCGCTGGCGGAGACGGGCAACGACCCCGATAACACCTTCATCGTCGCCGGTATCGGCTGTTCCGGCAAGATCGGGACGTACATGCACAGCTACGCGCTCCACGGCGTCCACGGCCGCGCCCTGCCCGTGGGAATCGGCGTGAAGATGGCCAACCCGGACCTCGAAGTGATGGTCTCGGGTGGTGACGGCGACGGCTACTCCATCGGGGCTGGCCACTTCATCCACGCTGTCCGCCGCAACGTAGACATGAGCTACGTCGTAATGGACAACCGAATTTACGGGCTGACAAAGGGTCAGGCCTCGCCAACCTCGCGCGAGGACTTCGAGACCTCGACCTCGCCGGACGGCCCGAACCAGCCGCCGGTCAACCCCAAGGCGCTCGCCTTGGCCTCCGGCGCGACGTTCATCGCGCAGTCGTTCTCCTCGAACGCACAGCGCCACGCCGAGATCGTCCAGAAAGCCGTCGAGCACGACGGGTTCGGCTTCGTCAACGTCTACTCGCCGTGTGTGACGTTCAACGACGTGGACACTTACGACTACTTCCGCGACGCCATCGTGGACCTCGACGAAACCGACCACGACCCGTCGGACCGCGACCAGGCCAAGGACAAGATTCTCGAAAGCGAGAAGGAGTACATGGGCGTCCTCTACCAGGACGAGGATTCAGTCCCGTTCGAGGAACGCGAGGGCGTCGAGGGTTCGATGGCCGAGATTCCCGACGGCGCGCCCGAGGGCGCGATGGACCTCGTCCGCGAGTTCTACTAG